One genomic window of Nicotiana sylvestris chromosome 10, ASM39365v2, whole genome shotgun sequence includes the following:
- the LOC104225026 gene encoding stemmadenine O-acetyltransferase-like — protein sequence MAAKVEIISKEMIKPSSPTTCTLKTHKLSLLDQISPPVFIPLIFFYQDELGNINRSRNIQILKKSLSDALTRFYPLAGRFNDNNFIDCNDAGAEFIEAQVHGYLSQVIETPKTEEVREFLPREACEVENNDVLLAVQVNIFNCGGIAIGVCMSHKVGDGSSIVTFINAWAAIARGNYTGIAQPNFHLSSIFPPLDLSKSSFKPSIGIKNDKFLSRRFVFNKEKLDAIKKSASGSQVKDPTRVEALSAFLWKNLMKVSKLNKDSTKMFAAVHVVNIRSRMNPTLSDNSFGNLWTTAPAFLSPKSEEIFGIDDLLYHLRSAIRKINSDYTEILQNGEEFLKHISKFAELFSKEEVEFYNFSSWCRFPVYEVDFGWGKPVWVCTTTFPFKNVVIFMGTKCGEGIETWVNMLEDDDFFEIST from the coding sequence ATGGCAGCCAAAGTGGAGATCATATCCAAAGAAATGATCAAACCATCATCTCCAACAACTTGTACCCTTAAAACCCACAAACTATCACTTCTCGATCAAATTTCACCCCCAGTTTTCATCCCTCTAATTTTCTTCTACCAAGATGAACTTGGAAATATCAATCGTTCAAGAAATATACAGATCCTGAAGAAATCTCTATCCGATGCTTTAACGCGATTCTACCCATTGGCCGGAAGGTTCAATGATAACAATTTTATTGATTGCAATGATGCTGGAGCCGAGTTTATTGAAGCTCAAGTTCATGGTTACCTTTCACAAGTTATAGAAACTCCAAAAACGGAAGAAGTAAGAGAATTTCTCCCAAGAGAAGCATGTGAGGTAGAGAATAATGATGTTCTTCTAGCAGTCCAAGTTAATATATTTAATTGTGGAGGAATTGCCATTGGTGTGTGCATGTCTCACAAAGTTGGTGACGGTTCGTCCATAGTAACGTTCATCAATGCATGGGCAGCCATTGCTCGGGGAAATTACACTGGAATTGCGCAACCTAATTTTCACCTGTCAAGTATTTTTCCACCATTAGACTTGTCTAAGTCAAGTTTCAAACCATCTATCGGGATAAAGAACGATAAATTTCTGTCAAGAAGATTTGTTTTTAATAAGGAAAAGCTTGATGCAATCAAGAAGTCGGCTTCAGGATCACAAGTGAAGGATCCCACTCGCGTGGAAGCTCTCTCGGCCTTTTTATGGAAGAACTTAATGAAAGTTTCAAAGTTGAACAAAGACTCTACGAAGATGTTTGCCGCGGTGCATGTAGTGAATATAAGATCGCGAATGAATCCAACCCTATCAGACAACTCCTTTGGGAACCTTTGGACAACTGCACCAGCATTCTTAAGTCCAAAAAGTGAAGAAATATTCGGAATTGATGATTTGTTATACCACTTGAGAAGTGCAATAAGAAAAATTAACAGTGACTATACTGAGATATTACAAAACGGGGAAGAGTTTTTGAAACATATAAGTAAATTTGCAGAGCTATTCTCGAAGGAGGAAGTTGAGTTTTATAATTTTAGCAGTTGGTGTAGATTTCCTGTGTATGAAGTGGATTTTGGATGGGGAAAGCCAGTATGGGTATGTACTACAACTTTTCCTTTTAAGAATGTGGTCATCTTTATGGGTACAAAATGTGGGGAGGGAATAGAGACATGGGTTAACATGCTCGAGGATGATgacttttttgaaatttcgaCATGA